One region of Triticum aestivum cultivar Chinese Spring chromosome 6B, IWGSC CS RefSeq v2.1, whole genome shotgun sequence genomic DNA includes:
- the LOC123137767 gene encoding probable serine/threonine-protein kinase PBL19: MGCLGRFRSKIRAGKGKGKRPHGRPVPGPGASFTSEATCSTASSSAAATSQSQSQDSGATVRPGGSKSSGSASSARSIPELYEERGASSLREFGLRELHAATSDFSRLLKIGEGGFGSVYKGVVRLPGGPAGGTVVAIKRLNTSGHQGHKQWLAEVHFLGVVEHPNLVKLIGYCAARDERGPQRLLVYEFMTNKTLDDHLFNRAYPVLPWGVRLEIVFGAAQGLMYLHEGLEVQIIYRDFKASNVLLDEEFRPKLSDFGLAREGPSADQTHVSTAVMGTYGYAAPDYVATGHLTTKSDVWSFGVVLYEILTGRRSMEKNRPKNEQKLLEWVKQYPVGSKQFNKIIDTRLEGRYSRQGTREIAKLANTCLAKRSRDRPTMRQVADSLKQVMQLKQLDGESVASGDNSPPHDVQGKPTADDIAVASARRRMLHLAALGENGNSIARRRFMFMKAAAAPTPT, translated from the exons ATGGGTTGCCTCGGCCGCTTCAGGAGCAAGATCAGGgcaggcaagggcaagggcaagagaCCGCACGGGAGGCCGGTGCCGGGGCCGGGCGCGTCGTTCACTTCCGAGGCCACCTGCTCGACGGCGTCCTCGTCGGCCGCGGCCACGAGCCAGTCTCAGTCCCAAGACTCGGGCGCGACCGTGAGGCCCGGCGGGAGCAAGTCGTCGGGGTCGGCCTCGTCGGCGCGGAGCATCCCGGAGCTGTACGAGGAGCGGGGCGCGAGCAGCCTGCGCGAGTTCGGCCTCCGGGAGCTCCACGCCGCCACCAGCGACTTCAGCCGGCTGCTCAAAATCGGCGAGGGCGGCTTCGGGAGCGTCTACAAGGGGGTCGTCCGCCTGCCCGGTGGCCCCGCCGGCGGCACCGTGGTGGCCATCAAAAGGCTCAACACCAGCGGCCACCAG GGGCATAAGCAGTGGCTGGCAGAAGTTCATTTTCTAGGGGTTGTCGAGCACCCGAACCTCGTCAAGCTCATCGGTTACTGTGCTGCCCGTGACGAAAGAGGTCCTCAGAGGCTGCTTGTCTACGAGTTCATGACGAACAAAACCCTGGATGATCATCTATTCAATCGAGCGTACCCTGTTCTTCCATGGGGCGTCAGGTTGGAAATAGTATTTGGCGCTGCTCAGGGTTTGATGTATCTCCATGAAGGGTTGGAGGTTCAG ATCATATATCGTGATTTCAAAGCTTCCAATGTTCTGCTGGATGAGGAGTTTAGACCAAAACTTTCAGACTTTGGATTAGCGAGGGAAGGGCCATCAGCAGATCAAACTCATGTGTCTACAGCG GTTATGGGGACCTATGGTTATGCGGCTCCAGACTACGTTGCGACAGGTCATCTCACCACCAAGAGTGATGTTTGGAGTTTTGGAGTAGTACTCTATGAGATCCTCACCGGACGACGTTCTATGGAAAAGAACCGCCCCAAGAATGAGCAGAAACTGCTGGAATGGGTAAAGCAGTATCCTGTTGGAAGTAAGCAGTTCAACAAGATTATAGATACAAGACTCGAAGGCCGTTACTCTAGGCAGGGAACTAGAGAAATTGCTAAGTTGGCCAACACCTGCCTTGCGAAGCGCTCAAGGGACCGTCCAACGATGAGACAGGTGGCTGACAGCCTAAAGCAAGTGATGCAGCTCAAGCAGTTGGATGGTGAAAGTGTTGCATCAGGGGACAACTCGCCACCTCATGATGTGCAGGGTAAGCCAACAGCAGACGATATTGCCGTGGCTTCAGCAAGGCGGCGGATGCTTCACCTTGCTGCTCTAGGTGAAAATGGAAACAGCATCGCAAGGAGGAGATTCATGTTCATGAAGGCTGCCGCCGCTCCAACTCCGACGTGA